TCTGCTTGTGGGGATATGGCCAGTGTgtacttggtgtgtgtgtgtgtgttgcagggcTCTCCCAGACTAAGCTATAAGCTGATTAGATAACGCGCTTAAAGGAATCTCTGTTTCAATCCGGCAGGTGTAAGCTCTGTTATGTGTCTGTGtcggtgtgtcagtgtgtgtgtgtcggtgtgtcagtgtgtgtgtgtgtcggtgtaacagggtgtgtgtgtcggtgtcggtgtgtgtgttggtaacTGGAAGGGAAAGCAGATGCTATGCACATGGGAACTCAGGCCCGATGAAACACAGCCCAGTGAAGCAAATGTCCTGTTCGCTAATGACGGAACAGTTTACAGTAGATCTCGTGTAAGTCTCGGGTGAGTACGTGTTGTCCTtgacaggagacagagacagattaCTGTGAAAGCACCCGGGTCGTCGCTGACTGCTTCCACGATAATGTTTTATGTGTTCATACACACCCTGAAGGAAGGCTCGGACGGAAgagttcaaatacattttcacctgCTGATTTGTTAATGGAAATACAGCGTGTgacttattatttttataaaatcaGTTTTCTttggattacattttgtatttttgtcacATGGAAGACACTCTTATGGTGGTGTGCGCATCCATTTCTCATTGTGAATCGTTATTAATTTTGACAAGAAATGCAAATATTCTCCTTAGCCCTCTCTAAAAGACTCAGTCACCATCCCCTTCTGACACCATATTTCTGGTTAGTTGTCTATGTTCGTATGCTCCTAAGGCCCTCCTCTCTTACTGTGTGTTTCAGATTAATCTACGTCTTATCCTGGTCAGTGGGAAGACGAAAGAGTTTCTGTTCTCTCCCAACGACTCGGCTGCGGACATCGCCAAACACGTCTATGACAACTGGCCAATGGGTGAGTGACACCTCACAATCACATTACAACTGGCCAATGGTCGAGTGACACCTCACAGACACTTTACAATAGATGTATCACTAATCCTCTATAAACTAACTGAACCAGAACCCCTCAGTGATGTATCACTAATCCTCTATAAACTAACTGAACCAGAACCCCTCAGTGATGTATCACTAATCCTCTATAAACTAACTGAACCAGAACCCCTCAGTGATGTATCACTAATCCTCTATAAACTAACTGAACCAGAACCCCTCAGTGATGTATCACTAATCCTCTATAAACTAACTGAACCAGAACCCCTCAGTGATGTATCACTAATCCTCTATAAACTAACTGAACCAGAACCCCTCAGTGATGTATCACTAATCCTCTATAAACTAACTGAACCAGAACCCCTCAGTGATGTATCACTAATCCTCTATAAACTAACTGAACCAGAACCCCTCAGTGATGTATCACTAATCCTCTATAAACTAACTGAACCAGAACCCCTCAGTGATGTATCACTAATCCTCTATAAACTAACTGAACCAGAACCCTACATACTCTAAAAACGTGGGTGATGGTGATGACTATTGTAATGttaattgtaatgattaatATGGGTGGTGATTATGATGAttatgatgatggtgatgataatgatgatggaaATGGTGATGatagtgatgatggtggtggtgactatgatgatgatagtgatgatggtggtggtgatgatggtgactATGATGATGATAGTGATGATGGTGACTATGATGATGATAGTGATgagggtggtggtgatgatggtgactATGATGATGATAGTGATGATGGTGACTATGATGATGATAGTGATgagggtggtggtgatgatggtgactatgatgatgatagtgatgatggtggtgatgatgctGATTATGTCGATGACAGTGACGATGAGCatagtgatgatggtggtgatgatgaggTTGGtaatgatggtggtgatgatgaggaTGGTGTGCTTCATCCCTCTACAGACTGGGAGGAGGAGCAGGTCAGCAGTCCCACCATACTGAGGCTCATTTACCAGGGACGGTTTTTACATGGAAACGTCACGCTAGGAGGTAaggcccgcacacacacacacacaccatggacaCCATGGACACATGCCCCACCATGGAAAGTCCCTGCTCCCCAACCCCCTACCCTGACAAACAGAGGTGCCTCAGTTCTGAGGACAAACTTCCTTTCAATCGGACAGAACAGGGCAAAGAGGAAGAGCGAGTGACCaaaagagaggagagcaggTCTGTGTTTgggcagagagatggagggagaaaaggagagtggGTGTAGTGAAGGAGAGGGGACCGGGAGAGAGGAATGTCATGCAGTAATGTTGCTGATGGACCCGGCCAGGCCATtactgttggtgtgtgtctgtgtacacagGTGCTGTGCCCTCAGACACGGTTACCTAAATCTCCCACCAACTGGAAAACCTGGCCAATCATGACTCATAAAGCACCTTTCCAGTTCTCCTCAGCCACCAACACCTGGGTGTTTCACGGCAACTGATCAGTGCGAAAAACGCTCTGCACATCAGCTCCCAGGTAGAGAGATGACAGTATTTAGTGTGCTGATCAGAACTGATTGGAAGGCCATTATGGAAACAAGGCCAGGCCGGGAATCTAGACAGAACACAGAGGTCAACACCCCCTTTCTTACAATTACATCCCCTCTGAAAGAGGACACCCTACACAGGGCTAGGTCCCCTCCACTGCCCTGGGACTTGGGATTTGATCCTGTGACCTCCTGGAAGAGTGCACCAACGTCACTTGCAGCAGCATCTGTTGTCCCATCCCGGGGACCGACCTGGACAGAGGGAGCGATGGAAGTATGAAGTGAGAGGAGCCACTGCCAGATTATCCGATGGAGAGACTTTTGAAGTTAGGGAGATTAAACTCCCTTAAACAATTTGGCTGATTCCGCAATGCTCCAGTATTGTGTCTGGGTAATGGCAATCGACTGTTGTCGTAACCCTTTTAGGGCGAACCCATTACCGTGGTATTACCAGTCTATCTAGCTCGTTAAGCCTTCTTCTGAGCATTACCCGTTTGCCGCATAGGCCGTATCCCAAATGACACGacatgtagtgcactactgttCTAGGGGCCTTGGTCGCACCACAATGAAGGGAATGGGGTGTCCTTTCGGATGTGGTCATAACCCTCTGAAATCCTCTTAGGCCACAATTCCCATCAGAAAGCACAAAGCAGCAGAGatccaaacaaaaacatacatttttgtaagatACAGTACCAGTCCAAGGTTTGGACACAACtgataattttttatattttccacattgtaggaTAACAGTGAAGACGTCAGAATCCTGAATGAACACATGCAGATTCCAGTAATCACCAAAAAGGTGTTAAACGGTTCAAAATACATTCTGCCTgcttcatgaagctggttgagagaatgccaagagtgcgcaaagggtggctactttgaagaatctaaaatatactAGTATTTTGACCTGTTTAACGCTTTCTTGGTTACTACATCCTTGTGTGGTAAGAGAGGGATATTGTGTGGCAGATGGAGATATAGCATGagtgagatgggggggggggctgcgagagagagatggtgacaGAGAGCAAGTGAGAAAGATAATGGATAGGGAGTGTGTACTGGAGGCAGACCTCTGGGACACCAAGGGAcaccaacaaaaacattgactGTTAAGAGAGGCTGAGATGAGACTGGAAGATGAATAGTGACATGACACGGGAGCGCTGGTCCCCATCAACCTTAAAACAAGCCACATCTCTACAGCTTTTATGTCTTATCACACATATTCTggatatgcatgtgtgtttctcatccctgtctctttctttatACTTTGAAGATGTTCGGATGATGCTTTACTCTTCTCTGCTCTGAGGGCactttctctctgctctctccccctctcagctACTGCCAGataattgtaaaaatgtatttgctttgtAAGTCTTTGTCTGATTGACCAatcctctctccttatctcgccttgtctcctctcctccccgtgaatctctccctctccccctctgcctccTATCTCtactctctccactctctctccactctccatctcctccctctcactcagcTCTCAAACTGCCCCTGGGGAAAACCACAGTGATGCATTTAGTTGCCAGAGAGACGTTGCCTGAGCCAAACTCCCAAGGTAAGTCGCTTTTCATTCATCCCTCCTTCCAGACTTCCAGACTTCCATTCATCTGTTTCTCCTCCCTGTTGGTGATACTTTCACACGCTAAAGCACACAAATAGGCGGGTCTCTTTACTCTGGATTTAACAGTAGTACAGTTACCTTAGGTTTTTCCACACTACAAACCCTGGCATCCTTATGTCTGGGTTTTGTATGCAAGGGTTCAACAGGTCAATATTTACAACTTAGCTGTTCTGTTTGCAGCACAGAATTTATTTTAGCTGATGTTTTTGTTAGCCTTGTGCCTTAACCTTTAACCTCCTTTAGTATTTATATCTGGCTGTATCTTTGTGGTCTTAAGATATTTTAACATCATCATTAAATAGGATGATTAGAATgtacaaaaaacaaagaaaactaaATCAAGCAAGTGGCTGGGAAAAAAATATCCTAAACGTTTAAAATATAATAGTTGGAGAGTTAACTAAACATAATGCCCTGTTAAATGCTTTATCCATTTATTAGTCTGTTATCTCTTGCACGATCATCATGCGCGATTAACTACGAAGTTCAATGATGACATGGACAGatgtataaaatgcatgtacatacatttctaaaaagctGTTTAAGTTTAAATTACGTAAGTTACGATAAATGATCCATCCTGTCAGACTGTTCATTAACCTAATCACCATTCTAAACATTATTTGTAAACCTTCGCTAATAGCGAATGTCCAAACGTTGTTTTCCTCGTCAGGCTTCTCTACTCTTGTTCAGATAAAATGCGATCTCCACAACTATGTAAGCGTCCCTGTGCGAAACTGACAGCTTTTTTGatactggaaaaaaaaaatcattaatcAGCATTATTTTGATGACATTACcgctaaaaacaaacagaaggcAGGTCGTTTTCTTTCTATAAGTTATTTTGTTAGCTGTTTGCATACCATCGTCTGTTGGGTTAATGAATGGCCAGTGtgtgattaaaataattatttctgtaAAACGAGCTGTCAGTTGGCTAAAATTGTAGACAGTAATGTAATTCTGCTTGATAAGCAGGCGCTTAATTCAGCACCCCAGTCAGTGATCCCTGTCAGCCGCGGCACTAACAGTGCTTGCCCAAACCCGGCGACGCAAACCAAACTACCCGCCAGAGCGTTTGGCCGTCAACAATGGCAATCTAACTAACAACCAGACGGCTTGGCTGGCGATCTTGCATTTGTGTCGGGTGTACATTCTCGTGGAGGGATGATTTAGTAGCCCATTTATGTATGAATAACGTTTTTCAatttaacctcctgagaccagGTGTCCCCACATGAGGACTCTATGTTATAGCCTTCCTGtaccatgtacttcattctgcttatGATCTTTGAATACCTCTCTGGTACTGACAAATGCAGTATACACTATGATGTtcagtatataaataaaacactttgacAGTTGTGCCCTTATGTGTTGCCATGTTCAGGCactgaaatgcacacacacttagtgcacacacacatacatatactcacacacacttagtgcacacacacatacatatactcacCCACAgttagtgcacacacacatacatatactcacacacacttagtgcacacacacatacatatactcacacacagttagtgcacacacacatacatatactcacacacacttagtgcacacacacatacatatactcacacacacttagtgcagacacacatacatatactcacacacacttagtgcacacacacatacatatactcacacacacttagtgcacacacacatacatatactcacacacacttagtgcacacacacatacatatactcacacacacttagtgcacacacacatacatatactcacacacacttagtgcacacacacatacatatactcacacacacttagtgcacacacacatacatatactcacacacacttagtgcacacacacatacatatactcacacacacttagtgcacacacacatacatatactcacacacacttagtgcacacacacatacatatactcacacacacttagtgcacacacacatacatatactcacacacacttagtgcacacacacatacatatactcacacacacttagtgcacacacacatacatatactcacacacacttagtgcacacacacatacatatactcacacacacttagtgcacacacacatacatatactcacacacacttagtgcacacacacatacatatactcacacacacttagtgcacacacacatacatatactcactCACACTGTTTGCAAATTTCTTCATGTTCTGAAGTACAAAAAGTACTTCCTGTTCAAAGACAATGCTTAGATActatacttatcaggtcctacaaatcccaaatagctaagagaaataaaaaaattcacccattatcaaagctcaggtcttaggaggttaattGGTAAGTTGTAAAATAACCATATCTTGACCGCATTTTAGAATGACCATAAACTGTGTGTTTTATACCTTCTCAGgtcagaggaacagagagaagactGGCGAGAGTAACTGCTGTGTCATCCTGTAAAAACACCTCCCTCTTTCATTGCCCCCCCcatctgtcctcctctcctgtcctgcgGTCTGTGACACtgctacacacacccacacatgacACTGTCCGCCTGCCCCCGTCCATCTCCAACACACAGCCTTCTGTGTCCTCTGTAGCAATACAGTGTGTGTGGCCCTGTACCTCTCAGACTTAACCACTAAACACATAAACctacttaaacacacacacacacagtcacatccccCACACACCCACGTTTCCAGATGTGCTGTTTAGAAAACATTGTCTGGTCAGAacccaccgacacacacacacacacacgcacacacttatgTCCTCTTTACCCCACCCTCCTTTATCTCTGCTGTATATCCAGTTAACCAATCAGCAGTGTATTGACTGACAGATGTACTATATTATTCACTCATGAAAGTTATTACCAATGcctaacaaacaaacacaaaaaaacaaacaaacaaaccaaccaaccaaccaaccaacgaCCTTGTCgtcgttgttgttgtttgtctaTAATAACATGTTGTTGACTGTGTTTTTACAGTCTCTCCTCTATCAGACCCCTTGTCCCCCTAAACGacgggaaagagagacagaatatcCTTTCCTCATCTTCCCTTTTCTACCTGAACCCCAGATCTCTCTTATTCCCCCTTATTCCCCTGGGAACCACAGACACAATATGCCTCTTTCATCTTGTTGTTTTCTAACCTGACAGAATGACAAGCCAAATAGACAGGTCACCCAGCCTCCCTTCTTTTCTATGAGCCCAGGTTTGCGGTGCGTAAGGTGCGCTTGCCAATCAAAGCCAGGGGAGAGAATCTGTCTGAAACAAAAAGTGTTCTTGTTTCCTTCAATGTCTTCTTTCCCTCCTAATCTCTTTCTTctttatgtaaaaacaaaaacaaaaaaccaagacagaaagaaagatgagTAAATTTTTGCACAATCACTCTGAACGCATGTgcccaccccctcccctcccccaatgaacaacatgttaaaaaaaaaaaaagaagaagaaaaaaatagaaaaaaaaaacatttcttattttattttatatttttccaatGGGAATAAAGAAGGTAACATAATGTGTagaatatatttaatatgaatCTTATATAGAACATGATGTTGCCTCTAGATTATGTTGGTACAGCACATCGTCCTCGTGCCGTGTCAGTGTGTACCATGGTTTGCTAGATAGCTTCCTAGGCTGTTCAAACAGCGTGCTGACAGGGCCAGTCCCAAAATGGCTGCTTGTTGCACTGCACACTGTCggggaatagggtggcatttagGACCCGGGGCGACATCTTGTAATTCAAGCAGCGAAACAACAACCATCCTCCTAATCAGCTGGCATACACAACTattgtaaacatgtttttatttctctctttttttcaactgttcataatttaatgctattgtttagattttatttaaaattttgtTGGCGTTCTATCAACACTAGGTCTTAAGAtcgtgcatcccaaatggcagcctattccctacatagtgtacTTCTGTGCCAGGCCTGCAGGGAGTAGGGTGCCATGCTGGACGCAGCCAGAGTATAGTTTTTCTTTATCCAGTGATCAGGGTTCCAAGCTGTACAgtgacaatataaaacaaaaaaaaacattttcaaactaaTTGTAAATAGCACTAATCTCATGCTTCTTCCTTCTACCCTCTTCCAAACTTCAAATGgaacaaatacaaatgtaaactAAATAAAGATTATTGAAGTGCAGCATTTCGGTGACTTCTGTGATCATTTGCCTTGTAACTCGTCCCTCACCGGGGTTTTTACGCCGACATGCAGGACGACTTTCCGATGTGACCACATCTTCCGGTGCTTTTGGACGCTGACAAGGGAGCTCCTCCGCGTTTATTGGCAGACGGTGAAGAAGTCAACGCCCCATCCACCTTCTTAATGAGGTGCGCCCACATGCACACCGATGGGGTGTGACCGTCCTCCAGAGTATTTGTGCTGTTGCTAATGCTAAACCGAACCACTGTGTGCATATACAGTAGTCCACTGTTTGGGTGAGTGGGTCAGCGAGGTGGCTGTAATATCACAAACAATCCTGTGTTGTGCTTGGtgtaatgacacacacacacaggcctaaAGAATGCTTGTACTGTTACTGTAAGAGACCATGcccttctctgtctgtcagctctCCAAGTGGCACTATGAGGACAGagggctgtttttgtgtgtgtgagtgtgtgtatgtgtctcaaTCTGGAAAGAGAGGCCATAGCCCttttgtaaaagccctttgcgacaactgctaatgtaaaaagggctttataaaatgcatttgattgattgatttgatggAGGGGCAAATCAGGGCTG
This genomic window from Esox lucius isolate fEsoLuc1 chromosome 7, fEsoLuc1.pri, whole genome shotgun sequence contains:
- the ubl3a gene encoding ubiquitin-like protein 3a, producing the protein MTGSTPADMINLRLILVSGKTKEFLFSPNDSAADIAKHVYDNWPMDWEEEQVSSPTILRLIYQGRFLHGNVTLGALKLPLGKTTVMHLVARETLPEPNSQGQRNREKTGESNCCVIL